A genomic segment from Tuwongella immobilis encodes:
- a CDS encoding YciI family protein → MKYAAVIEYLQDAEVVNAHRPAHRAYLAGLLAEGKLAASGPFVDGFGALIVYEADSLEAAEALIQNDPFKAAGVFLRWTVREWKVVISSPTAMTVA, encoded by the coding sequence GTGAAGTACGCCGCGGTGATTGAATATCTGCAAGACGCCGAAGTCGTGAATGCCCATCGCCCCGCGCATCGTGCGTATCTGGCAGGACTTCTGGCGGAAGGCAAACTCGCGGCATCTGGGCCGTTCGTGGATGGCTTCGGGGCGTTGATTGTCTACGAAGCGGACTCATTGGAAGCCGCCGAAGCCCTGATTCAAAACGACCCGTTCAAGGCCGCTGGCGTGTTTCTGCGCTGGACCGTGCGGGAATGGAAAGTGGTCATCAGCAGCCCCACTGCAATGACGGTCGCCTAA
- a CDS encoding redoxin domain-containing protein, which yields MRRASWLLLLSVLLVGCRSFGAKTAPANGDNGKSRPLPSSEPFWADPKSTSAPKSRSKDDSKNALQTSSSQEIDGVLAGRLVDPNDQFIANGNISVRPIDSRGNFGQPIPARADRDGYFLVQNLKANQTYELVARGAESGKRIAGVIQVRPPNTRLLIRLSEDNVSAITEGPPPAAAPPSSGGDSGSRQTPLGSPQKEADPLQGGPSNGGSGSRNSSAPEPDPTPMTTPDPDSSLNEIGGDATSREMKAEPIADDDGAYVPGRRTLPPPAAAPEDEGSNGFGPTVRPSPERIAGPGRPTPLANIPNPMLPPPAAAPPSNRSPNNRPNGGDDFGGSTSGGTPPPPVAAPRSSQSTSHRLQNQMVLDLNGEPLSLADIGGKYVLLDFWTTNCLPCLQAMPEMKRVSARWRAAGLEVVGIACDPPDPGGWAPRVKRVKNRVQQNNLNYTIVLTDDRQPGQMERFFRVTGYPTLILVDSMGNQVWRGHPNSMPELERILQQNLSNRIP from the coding sequence ATGCGTCGTGCGAGCTGGCTTTTGCTGCTCAGCGTGCTGCTCGTCGGTTGCCGATCGTTCGGAGCGAAAACGGCTCCTGCGAATGGCGACAATGGGAAGTCGCGTCCCCTGCCCTCATCGGAGCCATTCTGGGCGGATCCAAAATCGACATCGGCCCCGAAATCCCGCTCCAAGGATGATTCCAAGAACGCCTTACAGACGAGCAGCAGTCAAGAAATCGATGGCGTCTTGGCGGGTCGGCTGGTCGATCCCAACGATCAGTTCATCGCGAACGGGAACATTTCCGTGCGTCCGATCGATTCCCGTGGGAATTTCGGGCAGCCGATTCCCGCGCGAGCGGATCGTGATGGCTACTTTCTCGTGCAAAATTTGAAGGCCAATCAAACCTACGAATTGGTTGCTCGCGGGGCGGAATCCGGCAAGCGCATTGCGGGCGTGATTCAAGTTCGACCGCCAAATACCCGCCTGCTCATCCGATTGAGCGAAGACAATGTCTCGGCGATTACCGAAGGTCCGCCCCCAGCGGCAGCACCGCCGTCATCCGGTGGCGATTCGGGAAGTCGGCAGACGCCGCTGGGATCACCGCAGAAGGAAGCCGATCCCCTGCAAGGGGGCCCATCCAACGGCGGTTCCGGATCGCGGAATTCGTCGGCTCCCGAACCCGATCCGACGCCGATGACGACGCCTGATCCCGATTCATCACTGAATGAGATCGGCGGCGACGCGACCTCGCGTGAGATGAAAGCGGAGCCAATTGCGGACGATGATGGTGCGTACGTGCCGGGTCGCCGGACGTTGCCACCGCCTGCCGCTGCGCCGGAAGATGAAGGCAGCAACGGGTTTGGGCCAACGGTTCGCCCCAGTCCCGAACGGATTGCCGGGCCAGGCCGACCGACTCCACTGGCGAACATCCCCAACCCGATGCTTCCGCCGCCTGCGGCAGCGCCACCAAGCAACCGGTCCCCGAACAATCGTCCCAACGGCGGCGACGATTTCGGCGGCTCCACTTCGGGTGGTACTCCACCTCCTCCCGTGGCGGCCCCGCGATCGAGCCAATCGACCAGTCACCGTCTGCAAAATCAGATGGTGTTGGATCTGAACGGCGAACCGTTATCGCTTGCGGACATTGGCGGGAAGTACGTCCTGTTGGACTTTTGGACGACCAATTGCTTGCCGTGTCTCCAGGCGATGCCGGAGATGAAGCGGGTTTCCGCTCGGTGGCGAGCTGCCGGGCTGGAAGTCGTTGGCATTGCGTGTGATCCGCCCGATCCAGGGGGGTGGGCACCTCGGGTGAAGCGCGTCAAGAATCGGGTGCAGCAGAACAATCTGAATTACACGATTGTGTTGACCGATGATCGTCAACCGGGGCAAATGGAACGCTTCTTTCGGGTGACGGGGTATCCCACACTGATTCTCGTCGATTCGATGGGGAATCAAGTGTGGCGGGGTCATCCGAATTCGATGCCGGAATTGGAGCGGATCCTGCAACAGAATCTGTCGAATCGGATTCCGTGA
- a CDS encoding DUF1559 domain-containing protein, translated as MAVQIRRRGFTLIELLVVIAIIAILIGLLLPAVQKVREAAARMQCQNQMKQLALATHSFHDANNAFPSSRDSNSISAHAYLLPYIEQDNVFRTVNFTVSWNNALNATPRGTNIKTFLCPSDPVTSVPAGWAGNNYRVNQGSGILWGLPPTDPSNVNYGMPAPNGPFFLNSKITFTGITDGTSNTAAWSEHRKGDFNNGVASESDTLYLGQAAGYYPATPDESVNFQTTLDWRNLTFQGMSDVGAPWLYGYHSTTIYFHVSLPNTRSAMYPPGRISTTADSNHTGGVNVAMCDGSVRFVSNTVPLNVWRAIGSRDGGESLTLP; from the coding sequence ATGGCTGTGCAAATCCGTCGGCGAGGTTTTACGTTAATTGAATTGCTCGTGGTGATTGCGATTATCGCCATTTTGATCGGTCTGCTGCTGCCCGCCGTGCAAAAGGTGCGTGAAGCGGCAGCTCGAATGCAATGTCAGAACCAAATGAAGCAACTGGCGTTGGCGACTCATAGTTTTCATGATGCCAACAATGCCTTTCCGTCCAGTCGAGATTCCAATAGCATCTCCGCGCACGCTTATTTACTGCCTTATATTGAACAAGATAACGTCTTCCGAACGGTGAATTTCACGGTTTCTTGGAATAACGCGCTGAATGCTACCCCTCGTGGAACCAACATTAAAACCTTTTTGTGCCCATCGGATCCGGTGACGTCGGTACCTGCTGGGTGGGCTGGCAATAACTACCGGGTGAATCAAGGTAGCGGGATTCTCTGGGGGCTGCCGCCGACCGATCCGAGCAATGTGAACTATGGAATGCCCGCACCGAATGGGCCATTCTTCCTGAATAGCAAGATCACATTCACAGGCATCACGGATGGGACTTCGAATACTGCCGCTTGGAGTGAGCATCGCAAGGGCGATTTTAACAACGGAGTCGCCTCGGAATCCGATACGTTATATTTGGGTCAAGCGGCAGGATATTATCCGGCCACACCCGATGAATCCGTGAACTTCCAGACAACGTTAGACTGGCGAAATCTCACATTCCAAGGGATGTCGGACGTCGGCGCTCCGTGGTTGTATGGTTATCACTCGACAACGATTTATTTCCATGTCTCGCTGCCGAATACGCGGTCGGCCATGTATCCTCCCGGTCGAATCTCCACCACCGCCGATAGCAATCACACCGGTGGTGTGAATGTGGCCATGTGCGATGGGTCGGTTCGATTCGTTTCGAACACGGTTCCGTTGAATGTCTGGCGTGCGATCGGCTCGCGAGACGGCGGGGAATCGCTCACACTTCCGTAA
- a CDS encoding carboxymuconolactone decarboxylase family protein — protein MMMNWVLLVSCCAAADAPSSDPVPVPETREDVKKGLEAHKKATPRLPNPPAGGDNRLARVNNGRFRAYYLPFTATDMVASREPDPAMTLDNTFKVKLFWITSRMNHCIYCLGHQEHKLLAAGVDDDGIAVLDGDWAAAKPEEKAAYAFTRKLTISPDQITEADLQSLRAFYTPTQVLEIIVTVAGYNATNRWTGGLNIPAEEDGGFFRKPDSPIRLDTFLTPTSPKYAKMRSQIALLEGPPTRAAREPRDRIEAALAAAKTRKPLLPMADGEGSNWEKLLRTFPKAGEGRIRSLKNLEKQGKLSAKLRAQIAWIAARQDRAWYALADARNRLRALGMSDAEIEAIDDPQAKRSEADAAVLNLTQKLTAMPTKVSDADVAAVRKHFNDFETAEVVYTICNAAFFDRVTEAARLPLD, from the coding sequence ATGATGATGAATTGGGTCTTGCTGGTCAGTTGTTGTGCTGCGGCAGATGCACCGAGCAGCGATCCCGTGCCGGTCCCCGAGACACGCGAAGATGTCAAAAAAGGGCTCGAAGCGCACAAAAAAGCCACTCCCCGACTTCCGAATCCGCCCGCTGGTGGAGACAATCGGTTAGCACGGGTGAATAACGGTCGGTTTCGGGCCTATTATCTGCCATTTACCGCGACAGATATGGTAGCAAGCCGCGAACCCGATCCCGCGATGACGCTGGATAACACGTTTAAGGTGAAATTGTTCTGGATCACCTCACGCATGAATCATTGTATTTATTGCCTGGGGCATCAAGAACATAAACTCTTGGCGGCTGGGGTCGATGATGATGGGATCGCGGTCCTCGACGGCGATTGGGCTGCCGCAAAGCCGGAAGAGAAGGCGGCGTATGCGTTTACTCGCAAGTTGACCATCTCGCCGGATCAGATCACCGAAGCCGATCTTCAATCGCTTCGGGCATTTTATACCCCCACCCAGGTGTTGGAAATCATTGTGACCGTGGCGGGGTATAACGCAACCAATCGTTGGACGGGTGGACTCAATATCCCGGCGGAGGAAGATGGCGGATTTTTCCGGAAGCCGGATTCTCCGATTCGCTTGGATACCTTCCTCACGCCGACATCGCCGAAGTACGCCAAGATGCGGTCGCAAATCGCGTTGCTCGAAGGGCCGCCGACGCGAGCCGCACGCGAGCCGCGAGATCGAATCGAGGCGGCGCTGGCGGCAGCCAAAACGCGGAAGCCGCTGCTGCCCATGGCTGATGGAGAGGGATCCAACTGGGAAAAGTTGTTGCGGACATTCCCCAAAGCGGGGGAAGGCCGGATTCGCAGTCTGAAAAATTTGGAAAAACAGGGGAAGCTCTCCGCGAAACTGCGTGCCCAGATTGCCTGGATTGCCGCGCGACAAGATCGTGCCTGGTATGCCCTGGCCGATGCCCGCAATCGGTTGCGTGCGCTGGGGATGTCGGATGCCGAGATTGAGGCCATCGACGATCCGCAAGCCAAACGCAGTGAAGCAGATGCGGCCGTTTTGAACCTGACGCAAAAGCTGACGGCAATGCCCACGAAGGTCTCGGATGCGGATGTCGCGGCGGTGCGGAAGCACTTCAATGACTTCGAGACGGCCGAGGTGGTTTACACCATCTGCAACGCCGCGTTTTTCGACCGCGTGACCGAGGCGGCCCGATTGCCGTTGGATTGA
- the lspA gene encoding signal peptidase II has product MKQRSFRWLLLSLAIVGFVGDQASKYGVFRWLYNDGFGDAREVVPGWFRLLAQFDPTRPASTCPLVTWGGEIPPRVNYGALFGLGGEHQGLANGFFAVVSALAAVAILIWGLRATTARDGWLSAALGLILGGTLGNFYDRVVFQGVRDFLHFYYIDWPVFNIADCCLVVGAIMLLIQAFFMAEPEAQPRVAATPADAATSAAPAPTDVPK; this is encoded by the coding sequence ATGAAACAACGTTCCTTTCGCTGGTTACTGCTGAGTCTGGCCATTGTCGGATTTGTCGGCGATCAAGCCAGCAAATATGGTGTGTTTCGTTGGCTGTATAACGACGGTTTCGGCGATGCTCGGGAAGTCGTGCCAGGGTGGTTTCGATTGTTGGCCCAGTTTGATCCGACTCGACCCGCAAGTACTTGCCCACTCGTGACTTGGGGCGGAGAAATTCCCCCGCGAGTGAATTACGGGGCACTCTTCGGATTGGGCGGAGAGCATCAAGGACTGGCGAACGGATTCTTTGCCGTGGTCAGCGCATTGGCTGCAGTTGCCATTTTAATCTGGGGACTGCGAGCGACGACCGCTCGAGATGGGTGGCTATCCGCAGCGTTGGGACTCATCCTGGGGGGCACCTTAGGGAATTTCTACGACCGCGTCGTATTCCAAGGGGTGCGTGATTTTCTGCATTTTTATTATATCGATTGGCCGGTATTTAATATCGCGGATTGCTGCTTGGTGGTGGGGGCGATTATGCTCTTGATCCAAGCATTCTTCATGGCGGAACCGGAAGCCCAGCCGAGAGTTGCGGCAACTCCCGCAGATGCAGCAACTTCGGCCGCACCAGCCCCAACCGATGTGCCGAAGTGA
- a CDS encoding DMT family transporter, with the protein MNWVYLLVALVGGIAIAIQVAVNSQLKLFVGSPMQATLISFTIGLTACIGFCVIAQYRWPAWSELAKAPWWAWGGGLLGVFYLGTSIVAARQLGVAATVGTVIAGQVITSLVIDHYGLLGIPVRPASIMRGIGVTLILVGVWIVSRSQ; encoded by the coding sequence ATGAACTGGGTTTATCTGCTGGTTGCACTGGTGGGCGGGATTGCGATTGCGATTCAAGTCGCGGTGAATTCGCAACTCAAATTGTTCGTTGGCTCGCCCATGCAGGCCACGCTCATCTCATTTACGATCGGATTAACGGCCTGTATTGGATTCTGCGTGATTGCCCAATACCGTTGGCCGGCCTGGAGCGAATTAGCGAAAGCCCCATGGTGGGCCTGGGGCGGCGGGTTGCTCGGCGTCTTCTATTTGGGCACGAGCATTGTTGCGGCCCGCCAATTGGGTGTTGCTGCGACAGTTGGAACCGTGATTGCCGGGCAAGTGATCACATCGCTTGTGATTGATCATTATGGATTATTGGGTATCCCTGTTCGCCCGGCGTCCATCATGCGTGGAATTGGTGTGACACTCATCTTGGTTGGAGTCTGGATCGTCTCCCGGAGTCAGTAA
- a CDS encoding endo-1,4-beta-xylanase: MMSFHLPRELSTLASDACRYACIAGGYDHTPSPTQVRIQNERLTVSRELDESGYLQTPWLIEGAGLLMNSTATLMDRPTPYQLQVELARGKLNQVRNQVSEWKHVGLQTSPEMDESLKQAINFFGKAVLCAPSAEADVLAMNSMKQSFRTAELLINLYVHQLFDVRRQRQPKLDSVIATRLRSVPNPTITPQLTQTLNAVNVPFTWKTIEPSEYNFNWTTADAIVEWATTHQMPISAGPLIDLSVSGLPEWLLAWRGDYGSLTSFICDYVETVIHRYRDRIRRFTLISAGNSSEVLGLSDDDQVRLTARVVEAAMNIDPDLQLVLGIAQPWGDYMTSEDHTYSPFVFADTLLRAGLQLSALELEWLMGCSPRGSFCRDLLEASRQLDLFALLGVPLQVALSYPSSRAIDPNADPHQQLAGAGYWHTGFTPDVQAEWAYHFSALALAKPAVWGVTWDHLCDSEPHLTPHGGLLDMQNRPKPALARLKQVRDTFLG, translated from the coding sequence ATGATGAGCTTTCACCTCCCACGGGAGCTATCCACACTCGCCAGTGACGCTTGCCGGTATGCCTGCATCGCGGGAGGGTACGACCACACTCCCAGCCCGACGCAGGTCCGCATTCAAAATGAACGGCTGACCGTCTCGCGGGAATTAGACGAAAGTGGTTATCTGCAAACACCTTGGCTCATTGAGGGAGCCGGGCTGTTGATGAATTCAACCGCCACGTTGATGGACCGACCGACGCCGTATCAATTGCAGGTGGAGTTGGCACGCGGCAAACTCAATCAAGTCCGCAACCAAGTTTCAGAATGGAAACACGTCGGCCTGCAAACCTCCCCCGAAATGGATGAATCGCTCAAACAGGCAATCAACTTTTTTGGGAAAGCGGTCCTGTGTGCGCCGTCTGCCGAAGCGGATGTGCTCGCCATGAACTCGATGAAACAGAGTTTTCGGACAGCGGAATTGCTCATCAATCTGTATGTGCATCAGTTGTTCGATGTCCGCCGCCAACGGCAACCGAAACTGGATTCCGTGATCGCCACGCGACTCCGATCGGTCCCCAATCCGACGATTACCCCGCAGTTGACGCAAACCCTGAATGCGGTGAATGTTCCGTTTACCTGGAAGACGATCGAACCTTCTGAATACAATTTCAATTGGACCACTGCGGACGCCATCGTTGAATGGGCGACCACCCATCAGATGCCGATCTCGGCAGGGCCACTGATCGATCTATCGGTCTCCGGATTGCCAGAATGGTTACTCGCCTGGCGTGGTGATTATGGCAGTCTGACCAGTTTCATTTGCGATTACGTTGAGACAGTGATTCATCGGTATCGCGATCGCATTCGCCGATTCACGCTCATTTCCGCAGGCAATAGCAGTGAAGTACTTGGACTATCGGACGACGATCAAGTCCGCCTGACGGCTCGAGTCGTTGAAGCGGCCATGAATATCGATCCCGATCTGCAACTGGTGCTGGGAATCGCCCAACCATGGGGTGATTATATGACCAGCGAAGATCACACATATTCCCCGTTTGTGTTTGCGGATACGCTGCTGCGCGCCGGGTTACAACTATCCGCATTAGAATTAGAATGGCTGATGGGTTGTTCGCCTCGTGGCAGCTTCTGTCGGGATCTGCTCGAAGCGTCGCGGCAATTGGATCTCTTTGCCCTGCTTGGGGTTCCGTTGCAAGTGGCACTCAGCTATCCGTCGTCTCGCGCCATCGATCCCAATGCCGATCCACATCAGCAACTTGCCGGTGCGGGCTATTGGCACACAGGCTTCACTCCCGATGTCCAGGCCGAATGGGCGTACCATTTCTCGGCGTTGGCGCTTGCCAAACCGGCGGTTTGGGGAGTGACCTGGGACCATCTGTGCGATAGCGAGCCGCACCTGACGCCTCACGGTGGGCTTCTCGATATGCAGAATCGCCCCAAACCCGCGCTCGCCCGACTGAAGCAGGTGCGGGATACTTTTCTCGGATAA
- the glpK gene encoding glycerol kinase GlpK, translating into MMPYVLAIDQGTTSTRAILFDARGAVVASAAQELTQYFPQPGWVEHDAEEIWAATASVVAGTLARANCSPQQIASIGVTNQRETVVIWERATGRPVGRAIVWQDRRTTEFCRRHAADQPWIRERTGLVLDPYFSATKLQWRLSQDPALLPLAERGEIVAGTIDSYLIARLTGSVSHVTDYTNASRTMLLDLRRLEWDPELAAFFGVPLAMLPKCLPSAADFGVTHGLSFLPDGITISGVAGDQQAALFGQGAFTAGEAKCTYGTGAFFLVHTGSRAIVSQNQLISTVAAMTDSTPQYALEGSVFVAGSAVQWLRDGLRIISEASATEELAAQSNPQEPVIFVPGFVGLGAPYWVPEARGAIFGLTRGTQPADLARAALEGVAFQVADLIDAASHDLNATPLDLRVDGGMANNRWFLQAQSDLLGLPVRPALCAESTALGAAFLAGLRVGVWKNLDELRAQLGQSQQFSPAMSPSDRQRRLRTWRRAVRAVMVFAKETESDSSLIDDGN; encoded by the coding sequence ATGATGCCATATGTGCTTGCGATCGATCAAGGGACAACCAGTACCCGAGCGATTTTGTTTGATGCGCGGGGCGCGGTGGTGGCATCGGCGGCGCAGGAATTAACCCAGTATTTTCCGCAACCTGGCTGGGTGGAACATGATGCGGAAGAAATCTGGGCGGCAACGGCGTCTGTGGTTGCTGGTACGCTGGCACGCGCGAACTGTTCGCCGCAACAAATCGCCAGCATCGGCGTGACCAATCAGCGCGAAACGGTGGTGATTTGGGAGCGGGCCACGGGGCGTCCGGTGGGGCGGGCAATTGTGTGGCAGGATCGCCGCACCACCGAGTTTTGCCGCCGACATGCTGCGGATCAACCCTGGATTCGAGAACGGACTGGATTGGTTCTCGATCCGTATTTTTCGGCCACAAAGCTCCAGTGGCGATTGTCGCAAGATCCAGCCCTACTACCACTTGCGGAACGCGGCGAGATTGTTGCCGGTACGATCGATAGTTATTTGATTGCTCGTCTCACCGGCAGTGTGTCCCACGTCACCGATTATACCAATGCCTCGCGGACGATGCTGCTCGATCTTCGCCGATTGGAATGGGATCCCGAATTGGCGGCGTTTTTCGGCGTTCCGCTGGCGATGCTGCCAAAATGTTTGCCAAGTGCGGCGGATTTTGGCGTTACGCATGGGCTGAGTTTTCTGCCCGATGGAATTACGATTTCCGGAGTCGCTGGCGATCAGCAGGCAGCGTTATTCGGTCAAGGGGCCTTCACGGCAGGCGAGGCGAAGTGTACCTACGGGACCGGTGCGTTCTTCCTGGTGCATACCGGAAGCCGCGCCATTGTGTCGCAAAATCAATTGATATCAACGGTTGCGGCAATGACGGATTCCACTCCCCAATATGCGCTGGAAGGGAGTGTGTTTGTCGCGGGATCAGCCGTCCAATGGTTGCGAGACGGTTTGCGGATTATTTCCGAAGCATCGGCTACGGAAGAACTGGCGGCTCAATCCAATCCGCAAGAACCGGTCATTTTTGTGCCAGGATTCGTGGGACTTGGGGCACCATATTGGGTGCCGGAAGCTCGCGGGGCAATCTTCGGGCTGACTCGCGGGACTCAGCCCGCCGATTTGGCACGAGCAGCCTTGGAAGGGGTGGCATTTCAAGTCGCGGATCTCATTGATGCGGCAAGTCACGATTTAAATGCCACACCATTGGATTTGCGAGTGGATGGAGGAATGGCCAATAATCGTTGGTTTCTCCAGGCGCAATCGGATTTGTTGGGATTGCCGGTTCGCCCCGCGTTGTGTGCCGAGTCTACAGCACTCGGTGCCGCGTTTTTGGCCGGATTGCGTGTGGGCGTCTGGAAAAATCTCGACGAATTGCGGGCACAATTGGGCCAATCGCAGCAATTCTCACCCGCTATGTCTCCATCTGACCGACAACGCCGACTCCGAACGTGGCGTCGGGCGGTGCGTGCGGTCATGGTATTTGCGAAAGAGACGGAATCGGATTCATCGTTGATCGACGATGGGAATTGA
- a CDS encoding DUF6807 domain-containing protein, translated as MWLTTPLLSHAEPHKVEITFQNHQLSFKADGKLVTTYHAGPQVAKPYFWPILTPKGVPVTRAWPMEKGMKGETTDHVHQKSAWFCHGDVIAEGISSGKKIPHVEGIDFWSETPGHGKIVCVEIQSPTVKDNHGTVVTKNVWKTADGTPIMSELRTIHFQALDQGSLLIMESTLTADVTNITFGDTKEGAFGVRVSDAIAVKPGGGQFTNSLGNTGEASIWGKSASWCDYVGKVNNQTAGIAVLDHPKNPHPAYWHARGYGLMAANPFGREKSGFPGQKGKKDLVKLAKGQSLTVRYGIYAHDGDTNAAKVNEVYTQFSGK; from the coding sequence ATGTGGCTTACAACTCCGCTGTTGAGTCATGCGGAACCACACAAAGTTGAAATTACATTCCAGAATCATCAACTTTCCTTCAAGGCTGATGGAAAATTAGTCACGACCTATCACGCGGGGCCGCAAGTTGCCAAACCCTATTTTTGGCCGATTCTCACGCCCAAGGGTGTCCCGGTGACACGCGCTTGGCCCATGGAAAAAGGGATGAAAGGTGAAACGACCGACCATGTGCATCAAAAATCGGCATGGTTCTGCCATGGGGATGTGATTGCTGAAGGAATTTCATCCGGCAAGAAAATCCCTCATGTTGAAGGGATCGACTTTTGGTCGGAAACACCAGGACATGGCAAGATTGTCTGCGTGGAAATTCAAAGTCCCACTGTCAAGGATAACCACGGTACCGTTGTCACGAAAAACGTCTGGAAAACGGCCGATGGCACACCGATTATGAGCGAACTCCGCACCATTCACTTTCAAGCATTGGATCAGGGTTCCTTGTTAATCATGGAATCGACCTTAACAGCCGATGTCACGAATATCACGTTCGGCGATACCAAAGAAGGCGCGTTCGGCGTCCGCGTTTCGGATGCAATTGCCGTGAAACCGGGCGGGGGCCAATTCACCAATTCGCTCGGAAATACTGGTGAGGCTTCGATTTGGGGCAAATCGGCATCGTGGTGCGATTACGTTGGCAAGGTCAATAATCAGACTGCAGGCATCGCCGTTTTGGATCACCCGAAGAATCCCCATCCCGCGTATTGGCACGCTCGCGGCTATGGCCTTATGGCAGCCAATCCGTTTGGTCGTGAGAAATCGGGATTCCCGGGGCAGAAGGGCAAAAAGGATCTCGTGAAATTGGCGAAAGGTCAATCGCTGACCGTGCGATATGGAATCTACGCTCACGATGGCGACACGAACGCCGCCAAAGTGAACGAAGTGTATACCCAGTTTTCCGGGAAATAA
- a CDS encoding hydantoinase/oxoprolinase family protein, which yields MSLVLALDIGGANLKAATVDGFAGQLPFPLWQKPDELAAVLRDWLQQFASTGFDAVAVTMTGELCDCYLSKREGVNSIIDAVEWAVEGRPTGIWLTSGELVSTVEARTRFLEAAASNWHALATYVGRLIPHGFGLLLDIGSTTTDLIPLLNGVPNAVGRTDMDRMLSQELVYTGVRRTPVAALMGARVMAERFATTQDVYQWLGELPDDPDDTDTADGRPATRAFAAIRLARMLGGDGELTQPEQIQQLALDTYSQQRAMIVAALHTIVARYGVAPESVILSGAGEFLAQAAWIDYHAQQPFSPATPTTLLRLSDHWGEARSLVAPAAALAILAQEQWE from the coding sequence ATGAGTTTGGTACTGGCGTTGGATATTGGCGGGGCCAATCTCAAGGCGGCAACCGTGGACGGGTTCGCGGGCCAACTCCCCTTCCCATTGTGGCAGAAACCCGACGAATTGGCGGCCGTGTTGCGAGATTGGCTTCAGCAATTCGCAAGTACGGGCTTCGATGCGGTTGCGGTCACCATGACCGGCGAACTATGCGACTGCTATCTAAGCAAGCGAGAAGGCGTCAACTCGATTATCGATGCAGTCGAGTGGGCGGTTGAAGGTCGGCCGACTGGGATCTGGTTAACCTCGGGTGAACTGGTCAGTACAGTCGAGGCACGCACACGATTTTTGGAAGCGGCCGCCTCAAATTGGCACGCTCTCGCAACTTACGTCGGTCGCCTGATCCCTCACGGGTTCGGCTTATTGTTGGATATTGGGAGCACAACCACGGATCTGATTCCGCTGCTGAACGGTGTCCCGAATGCGGTTGGGCGAACCGACATGGATCGAATGCTCAGCCAGGAGTTAGTCTATACGGGAGTCCGCCGAACTCCGGTCGCGGCTCTGATGGGGGCGCGCGTCATGGCCGAACGGTTCGCCACCACTCAGGATGTCTATCAATGGTTAGGCGAACTTCCCGATGATCCCGATGATACGGACACAGCCGATGGTCGCCCGGCGACTCGCGCATTCGCTGCAATTCGCTTGGCCCGGATGCTCGGGGGCGATGGCGAATTGACCCAACCCGAACAAATACAACAACTTGCACTCGACACCTACAGCCAGCAGCGTGCCATGATTGTCGCGGCGTTGCATACCATCGTTGCCCGGTATGGCGTCGCTCCCGAGTCGGTGATTCTGTCGGGAGCGGGTGAATTTCTCGCACAAGCCGCGTGGATCGACTATCACGCCCAACAACCCTTCTCGCCCGCCACTCCGACAACACTGCTCCGATTGAGCGATCATTGGGGCGAAGCACGCTCTTTGGTTGCACCGGCGGCCGCGCTGGCGATCTTAGCCCAAGAGCAATGGGAATAA